Proteins encoded in a region of the Paenibacillus pedocola genome:
- a CDS encoding nucleoside hydrolase, with product MSKARIIIDCDTGIDDALAILYALRAPDVVVEGITTVFGNIGVEQAADNTLRLLALARPEAEIPVALGASQALVRELRGFSQHVHGENGIGDVQLPPSNQRLVSETAAEFIVRLADENPGEIVLVTLGRLTNLSLALDLDPGLKGKLKKVVVMGGTIFKPGNVTPVAEANLWGDPEAADRVFTSGLPVLMVGLDVTLKTLITTEHLELLKRYGREDNQAIIEFMDKSLQHYFKFYRDANYVINGAPLHDPLALMAALQPDLLTCRQMKVRVEHQGEHTSGMVVADLRAQPRIGEFIEVAVDVDAQRAVGVFLSAFM from the coding sequence ATGAGCAAAGCCCGAATTATCATCGACTGCGATACGGGTATTGATGACGCACTGGCTATATTATATGCATTACGCGCTCCGGATGTTGTAGTAGAAGGGATTACTACGGTGTTTGGCAACATCGGTGTCGAGCAGGCGGCGGACAATACGCTGCGGCTGCTTGCGCTGGCACGGCCCGAAGCAGAGATTCCGGTTGCTCTCGGTGCTTCCCAGGCACTGGTCCGTGAACTCCGCGGTTTCTCCCAGCATGTGCACGGTGAAAATGGCATCGGAGATGTGCAGCTTCCGCCATCCAACCAGCGCCTGGTTAGTGAAACAGCGGCAGAATTTATTGTACGGCTGGCGGATGAGAATCCCGGCGAAATTGTACTGGTGACCCTCGGGCGGCTGACGAATCTGTCGCTCGCGCTTGATCTGGACCCCGGACTAAAGGGTAAATTGAAAAAGGTAGTTGTAATGGGGGGGACGATCTTCAAGCCGGGCAATGTGACTCCGGTGGCGGAAGCCAATCTGTGGGGCGATCCCGAAGCGGCAGACCGGGTATTCACCTCAGGGCTGCCAGTGCTGATGGTCGGTCTGGATGTGACGCTGAAGACACTGATCACCACGGAGCATTTGGAGCTGCTGAAACGGTATGGCCGGGAAGACAATCAGGCGATTATTGAATTTATGGACAAGTCTCTGCAGCATTATTTCAAATTTTACCGTGACGCCAACTATGTGATTAACGGTGCACCTCTGCATGATCCGCTGGCACTAATGGCTGCGCTGCAGCCTGACCTGCTGACCTGCCGGCAGATGAAGGTCCGTGTGGAGCATCAAGGGGAGCATACTTCCGGGATGGTCGTTGCCGATTTGCGGGCGCAGCCCCGGATAGGTGAATTCATCGAGGTCGCCGTCGATGTGGATGCCCAGCGGGCAGTTGGCGTCTTTTTAAGTGCCTTTATGTAA
- a CDS encoding stalk domain-containing protein, giving the protein MKRLSKLLLCAAITIGGYTALPAQPTQAAAGSVSIMLDGYPLPFPVPPAVMNGTTMVPFRAISEALGIQVKWDQAAKKITATKSDTAGSKVVVLTLGSAKAAVNGAVVQLAVPPQNIRGTTMIPLSFFGQQFGAGVGWNQATKTVSITSPKKDMYTLGFYAQKSYSEVSLIPDFNAIAFGWSRIDRSGQFTTTSTDFWWPKADGDVTPESIVQNAAAGGTAPYLMVYSGDKELELTKNLEDPALQQQTISGIVSLATEKGFQGIGLDLEGLGLTGDKKTVQGQFNTFVKNLAAAARPAGLKLTVILPPLNGSFKGYDYKTLASLADDLVIMAYAYEDESKPEPLNMVDQGIRLALEQVSKDKLILGISVYSEDETSVNAKIGLAKRYGLKGIAIWRLGLIGQPVWNEMGKSVEL; this is encoded by the coding sequence ATGAAAAGGCTAAGTAAACTATTATTATGCGCGGCAATAACAATAGGCGGATATACAGCACTTCCCGCACAGCCTACACAGGCTGCGGCAGGCAGTGTGAGCATTATGCTCGACGGTTATCCGCTGCCGTTTCCGGTTCCGCCCGCGGTGATGAACGGGACAACAATGGTGCCGTTCCGTGCTATCTCTGAAGCGCTCGGCATTCAGGTGAAGTGGGATCAGGCCGCCAAGAAAATTACCGCCACCAAAAGTGACACAGCAGGTTCCAAGGTGGTCGTTCTTACACTCGGCAGCGCAAAGGCAGCAGTGAATGGAGCGGTCGTCCAGCTGGCTGTTCCGCCGCAAAATATCCGCGGGACAACGATGATTCCGCTCAGCTTCTTCGGGCAGCAGTTCGGGGCAGGAGTAGGCTGGAATCAGGCAACTAAGACTGTATCGATTACCTCACCCAAGAAGGATATGTACACGCTGGGCTTCTATGCACAGAAGTCGTACAGTGAGGTGTCGCTGATTCCGGATTTTAATGCGATTGCCTTCGGCTGGAGCCGGATCGACCGCAGCGGCCAGTTCACGACGACCAGCACGGATTTCTGGTGGCCGAAGGCCGACGGTGATGTCACGCCGGAATCTATTGTTCAGAACGCCGCTGCCGGAGGAACTGCTCCTTATTTGATGGTTTATTCAGGTGACAAGGAGCTGGAACTGACCAAAAATCTGGAGGATCCGGCGCTGCAGCAGCAGACCATATCAGGTATCGTCTCGCTGGCTACAGAGAAAGGCTTTCAGGGCATCGGGCTGGATTTGGAGGGGCTCGGGCTGACCGGGGACAAGAAAACCGTACAGGGCCAATTCAATACATTCGTGAAGAACTTGGCGGCAGCGGCTAGGCCGGCCGGCCTCAAGCTGACTGTTATTCTGCCCCCGCTGAACGGCTCTTTTAAAGGGTATGACTACAAGACCTTGGCTTCGCTTGCTGATGATCTGGTCATTATGGCCTACGCCTATGAGGACGAATCCAAGCCGGAGCCGCTGAACATGGTGGATCAAGGCATCCGTCTGGCACTGGAGCAGGTTAGTAAAGACAAGCTGATCCTCGGCATCTCCGTATACAGCGAGGATGAAACCTCTGTGAATGCCAAGATCGGGCTGGCCAAACGGTACGGGCTTAAAGGAATAGCGATCTGGCGTCTGGGCCTAATTGGACAGCCGGTATGGAACGAAATGGGCAAATCCGTGGAATTATAA
- a CDS encoding radical SAM protein: MSIKYKALELDKPLTYELEGLEVGVTSNCNFRCDYCCAYNRNDGQSINGKEVIRILEELPGLKRVRLSGGEVTLKFEDCVEIVSYCSSRGIQTQLNSNGSLLNPARIQELVTAGLTTIHISFNFTTAEAFSNYYNIHPSVYDKIRENITMFAKTDVNVVLETLLFNETQDNMQEISDHVYAMGVRTHEIQNSIIMGHTGWKAIAAQEQLKNAVAELIANRKEDTTLYFTCMDRFMDKLGFAEQPGVYFPHCIEGKKQLHLHGNGDILISELCHPVIIGNIYNGTSLNELYTNMPAPLSQFLEKLPCPALDALFPQEG, encoded by the coding sequence ATGAGCATTAAATATAAAGCACTGGAGCTTGATAAACCGCTGACTTACGAGCTGGAGGGCCTTGAGGTCGGAGTAACTTCAAACTGCAATTTCCGCTGTGATTACTGCTGCGCATACAATAGAAATGACGGGCAGAGCATTAACGGCAAGGAGGTTATCCGCATCTTGGAGGAGCTTCCGGGACTTAAGCGCGTCCGGTTATCCGGCGGCGAGGTGACGCTGAAATTCGAGGACTGTGTGGAGATTGTGTCCTATTGCTCCTCACGCGGGATTCAGACCCAGTTGAACTCTAACGGCAGTCTGCTGAATCCGGCCCGGATTCAGGAGCTGGTAACGGCCGGGCTGACTACCATACATATTTCGTTTAATTTTACGACCGCTGAGGCGTTCTCGAACTACTATAATATTCATCCCAGTGTCTATGACAAAATTAGAGAGAACATCACCATGTTTGCCAAAACAGACGTGAATGTGGTACTGGAAACCCTGCTGTTCAATGAAACGCAGGATAATATGCAGGAAATCAGCGACCATGTCTATGCAATGGGTGTACGGACGCATGAGATTCAGAACAGTATTATTATGGGTCATACCGGCTGGAAGGCGATCGCCGCACAGGAGCAATTGAAGAATGCCGTTGCGGAGCTGATTGCAAACCGTAAAGAGGATACTACACTTTACTTCACTTGTATGGACCGGTTTATGGATAAGCTGGGTTTTGCGGAGCAGCCGGGCGTGTATTTCCCGCACTGCATTGAAGGCAAAAAACAGCTGCACCTGCACGGCAATGGCGACATCCTGATTTCCGAGCTGTGTCATCCGGTCATCATCGGCAATATCTATAACGGAACCTCGCTGAATGAGCTGTACACCAACATGCCGGCACCGCTTTCGCAATTTTTGGAGAAGCTGCCTTGCCCGGCACTGGATGCTCTATTCCCGCAAGAAGGTTAA
- a CDS encoding L-rhamnose/proton symporter RhaT, with translation MIYGFLLLLLACFFQGSFGLGMKKYQPFSWEAFWAIFSVVGILLIPAVWTWIEVPNFVDYIRQTPADVLWIASFCGFLWGISSIMFGKAIDSIGVSLTYGVNMGISASLGSLIPLFIFGNIPAAASFTVLLTGAAIMLAGVAVITQAGLLKEKMITASTSGTSTANGLTRGLIIASVAGLGSAAMNIGFSYANQTVDIAVADGTAKISASLISWVITLSGGFIANIAYALILLIKNRTYKDYIAKGAGTAYAKAFITALVWFLALGFYAKATALLGPLGSVVGWLVFNGLALIISNAWGLKDGEWKGFAAPKRLLLWGNAILILSWIVVGIANSMA, from the coding sequence ATGATTTACGGGTTTTTACTATTGCTGCTGGCCTGCTTTTTCCAGGGGAGCTTCGGACTGGGGATGAAGAAATATCAGCCCTTCTCCTGGGAGGCGTTCTGGGCGATCTTTTCCGTTGTTGGCATCCTGCTTATACCGGCGGTCTGGACGTGGATCGAAGTGCCTAACTTCGTGGACTATATCCGGCAGACCCCGGCAGATGTACTATGGATAGCCTCCTTCTGCGGCTTTTTATGGGGGATCAGCTCGATCATGTTCGGCAAAGCGATTGATTCCATCGGCGTCTCTCTTACATATGGCGTGAATATGGGTATTTCAGCTTCGCTTGGCTCGCTTATTCCCTTATTTATCTTCGGTAATATTCCAGCTGCTGCTTCGTTTACAGTGCTTTTGACCGGTGCGGCTATCATGCTGGCCGGCGTCGCGGTGATTACCCAAGCCGGACTGCTGAAAGAAAAAATGATAACTGCCTCTACATCCGGGACAAGCACCGCTAACGGTCTTACCAGGGGGCTGATCATTGCTTCCGTTGCCGGTCTAGGCTCGGCAGCGATGAATATCGGCTTCTCCTATGCGAATCAGACGGTGGATATTGCGGTTGCTGACGGAACTGCCAAAATCAGCGCCAGCCTTATTTCCTGGGTAATTACCCTCTCCGGCGGCTTCATCGCCAACATTGCCTATGCGCTTATCCTGCTAATCAAGAATCGGACATATAAAGATTATATTGCCAAAGGAGCAGGAACAGCTTACGCGAAGGCCTTCATTACCGCACTGGTCTGGTTTCTGGCACTTGGCTTCTACGCTAAAGCGACGGCTTTACTCGGGCCACTAGGTTCTGTAGTCGGGTGGCTTGTTTTTAACGGTTTGGCGTTGATTATCAGTAATGCCTGGGGTCTGAAGGATGGTGAGTGGAAAGGCTTTGCTGCTCCTAAACGGCTGCTGCTGTGGGGAAATGCGATTCTGATTCTATCGTGGATTGTTGTTGGTATCGCTAATAGCATGGCCTAA
- a CDS encoding methyl-accepting chemotaxis protein: MKIRMKLSVMMIAVTMISTALMGIFTYNKSTSTILNLTDASMGQVNTNKAQTIEAMIDKEKRSIQLVAGETEIAEVLLEEQSGALAAGDELQTGVNTKLQALVKDAGNLEHMFVVNMKGIIVADSDTKLVGTDLSERNYTINVLKTAAPVVSETLKSKSTGAYVLAFVHPVTSGGKMIGFVASAVNANSIIKYLADAKVANAPSSYAYLVDETGNILYHPDEAKIGTPVENAQIKAVVEQVKAGKTVKDGNVQYLYKGAEKKAAFTVLPNTNWTLVLTGDLDEITEPVQNMTNYILLLGIGSLLVTLLIGIIVATRISSPIIKLTELINKTAELDLKYDKQYEHLVKNKDETGTIAKAMFHTRAVLREMAGSLVAISAKVLDNAETLEKLSIDVRENAHDNSATTEQLSAGMEETAASTQEMTAAIHEVENNVRMISSRVKEGAGVSSDITERALVLQQDALTSTDNAKRIYESVRVEMEKAIEQSGAINEINVLADTILSITSQTNLLALNAAIEAARAGEAGRGFAVVAGEIRKLAEKSSETAAGIQDVVKNVYSSVEQMKENSEAMLVFIDQNVLSDYERLTEVSQQYNDDASTIKQLMGQFEEAADHLNETVSSIAIAVNEVAATVNEGAIGVQDIAEKTADIVEKTFHEAAMADENTQSAKEMQGLVEKFKI, from the coding sequence ATGAAGATTCGGATGAAGCTATCAGTTATGATGATCGCTGTTACTATGATTTCAACAGCATTAATGGGGATTTTTACGTATAACAAATCTACCAGTACGATTCTCAATCTCACCGATGCCTCTATGGGGCAGGTCAATACCAACAAAGCACAGACGATTGAAGCGATGATCGACAAAGAAAAGCGGAGCATTCAGCTGGTAGCCGGGGAAACAGAAATCGCCGAAGTGCTGCTGGAAGAACAATCCGGTGCATTAGCCGCTGGCGATGAGCTTCAGACCGGAGTTAATACCAAGCTGCAGGCTTTGGTCAAGGATGCAGGCAATCTGGAGCATATGTTTGTGGTCAATATGAAAGGAATCATTGTTGCGGATAGCGATACCAAACTTGTGGGCACGGATCTCAGTGAACGGAATTATACGATCAATGTCTTGAAGACGGCTGCACCGGTGGTCAGCGAAACACTTAAGTCCAAGTCTACAGGAGCTTATGTACTTGCTTTTGTGCATCCGGTAACCAGCGGTGGCAAGATGATCGGGTTCGTCGCTTCAGCGGTGAATGCGAACAGTATTATCAAGTATCTGGCCGATGCCAAGGTGGCGAATGCGCCTTCCTCCTATGCCTATCTGGTGGATGAGACTGGAAATATACTCTATCATCCGGATGAGGCAAAGATCGGAACACCGGTAGAGAACGCCCAGATTAAAGCGGTTGTCGAGCAGGTAAAAGCCGGGAAAACCGTTAAAGACGGTAACGTGCAGTATCTTTATAAGGGCGCCGAGAAAAAAGCAGCCTTTACCGTATTGCCTAATACGAATTGGACGCTGGTTCTGACCGGTGACCTGGATGAAATTACAGAACCGGTTCAAAACATGACGAATTATATCCTTCTGCTGGGGATCGGGAGCCTACTGGTCACCCTGCTGATCGGGATCATTGTGGCAACCCGGATCTCATCGCCGATTATCAAGCTGACCGAGCTGATTAACAAGACGGCTGAGCTGGACCTGAAATACGATAAGCAGTATGAGCATCTGGTGAAAAATAAAGATGAGACCGGAACGATCGCCAAAGCGATGTTCCACACCCGGGCGGTACTGCGGGAGATGGCCGGAAGCCTGGTGGCGATTTCTGCCAAAGTGCTGGATAATGCAGAGACGCTTGAGAAGCTCTCCATTGATGTACGCGAGAATGCTCATGACAACTCGGCTACTACAGAGCAGCTGTCGGCAGGGATGGAAGAGACGGCGGCATCTACACAGGAAATGACGGCAGCAATCCATGAAGTGGAGAATAATGTGCGCATGATCTCCAGCCGCGTCAAAGAAGGGGCTGGAGTGTCCAGTGATATCACAGAGCGTGCATTGGTACTTCAGCAGGATGCCCTAACATCCACTGACAATGCCAAACGGATCTATGAATCCGTGCGGGTTGAAATGGAGAAAGCCATCGAGCAGTCGGGGGCCATCAATGAAATTAACGTGCTCGCCGATACCATCCTCTCTATCACCAGCCAGACTAATCTGCTTGCGCTTAATGCGGCCATTGAAGCCGCACGGGCAGGAGAGGCAGGCCGGGGCTTCGCCGTTGTGGCGGGTGAAATCCGCAAGCTGGCGGAGAAATCCTCTGAGACGGCTGCGGGCATCCAGGACGTCGTCAAAAATGTGTATTCCTCTGTTGAGCAGATGAAAGAAAATTCGGAGGCTATGTTAGTCTTTATAGATCAGAATGTATTAAGCGACTACGAACGGTTAACCGAAGTCAGCCAGCAGTATAATGATGATGCTTCCACGATCAAGCAGCTGATGGGGCAGTTCGAGGAAGCTGCCGATCATCTGAACGAGACTGTGTCCAGTATTGCCATAGCGGTGAATGAAGTTGCGGCTACTGTGAATGAAGGAGCAATCGGTGTGCAGGATATTGCCGAGAAAACTGCCGATATCGTTGAGAAGACCTTCCATGAAGCAGCTATGGCTGACGAGAATACCCAGAGCGCCAAAGAGATGCAGGGACTGGTAGAGAAGTTCAAAATATAA
- a CDS encoding AraC family transcriptional regulator: MFEIRQVEEEQQGSGQVRQLQESFLQQMVKEDWLSMEPVRTRLRQLKLTALAGEGLKLRYAAIELKVRSELLASKPKDRLLAGTLFQKVCRETAGGWKHIYPFGDESDPLRMYFLIPSKEGVEHANRTGRFIEELLQKLKDIMELDCSVAAGLEVKGLKRVKNAFASCLCALHRTNRIAAESWKEAGPGMVMSWLSPEDERRLSQMIEHADSAAYERELRYIFEGDEPEHTPFHITMYKAMRLLLLLTAIARKFECSGTALGKFMWNSHKTLAACASPQELKQQLHELGLLVMEEVTLVRKSRRSALAEAVRRYMERNYGCELPLCAAAQLFGLEEHNLSRQFKQHVGIPLADYVAKIRMAKAEQLLQADDLKLPELALLVGYSSMSHFVSTFKKFSGKSPKEYRDRIQRTR, encoded by the coding sequence ATGTTTGAGATCAGGCAGGTAGAGGAAGAACAGCAGGGGAGCGGCCAGGTGCGGCAGCTGCAGGAGAGCTTTTTGCAGCAGATGGTCAAGGAGGATTGGCTCAGTATGGAACCTGTCAGAACCCGGCTGCGCCAGCTCAAGCTGACTGCGCTTGCAGGAGAGGGGTTGAAGCTGCGGTATGCTGCAATCGAACTGAAGGTGCGCTCAGAGCTCCTGGCTTCCAAGCCCAAGGACCGGCTGTTAGCAGGTACGCTATTTCAGAAGGTGTGCCGGGAGACAGCAGGCGGATGGAAGCATATTTACCCGTTCGGTGATGAATCTGATCCGCTGCGGATGTATTTTCTGATTCCTTCGAAAGAGGGAGTGGAGCATGCAAACCGTACCGGACGTTTCATAGAGGAACTCTTACAGAAACTTAAGGATATTATGGAGCTGGATTGCTCCGTTGCAGCCGGACTGGAAGTGAAGGGTCTGAAGCGGGTGAAAAATGCTTTTGCTTCCTGCCTGTGTGCCTTACACAGAACAAATAGGATTGCCGCAGAAAGCTGGAAAGAAGCAGGGCCGGGTATGGTAATGTCCTGGTTATCTCCTGAAGATGAACGCAGGCTGTCGCAAATGATTGAACATGCGGATTCCGCTGCGTATGAGCGGGAACTACGTTATATTTTTGAGGGCGATGAACCGGAACACACGCCGTTTCACATCACCATGTATAAGGCCATGCGGCTGCTGCTGCTCCTGACAGCTATAGCCCGTAAATTTGAATGCAGCGGTACGGCGTTAGGGAAATTTATGTGGAACAGCCACAAGACACTTGCTGCCTGCGCCTCACCTCAGGAACTGAAGCAGCAGCTGCATGAACTGGGACTGCTGGTAATGGAAGAAGTTACGCTGGTACGTAAGTCCCGCAGAAGCGCTCTAGCCGAAGCGGTCAGAAGATATATGGAACGAAACTATGGCTGTGAGCTGCCGCTTTGTGCTGCAGCACAACTGTTCGGCTTGGAGGAACATAACCTGTCCCGCCAGTTCAAACAGCATGTAGGCATTCCACTGGCCGATTATGTTGCCAAGATCAGAATGGCCAAAGCGGAGCAGCTGCTGCAGGCTGATGACCTGAAGCTGCCTGAGCTTGCACTGCTCGTCGGCTATTCCAGTATGAGCCATTTTGTCAGTACCTTCAAAAAATTCAGCGGCAAAAGCCCCAAGGAGTATCGCGATCGGATCCAGCGAACCCGTTAA
- the licT gene encoding BglG family transcription antiterminator LicT, producing MIIKKIFNNNAIVAKDSQKQELVVMGCGIGFKKAIGDAVEEGLIEKVFILKQKEASERFKLLLEDVPSEYVSLCYDIIEYGKNMLQVPLSEYIYVTLTDHIHNTFKMYDEGIQNPNPLIWEIKKIYPKEFAVGLKALEFIKDTAGKELSEDEAGNIALHLINAQINSTYQKTSDVAGQTQKIQDILNIIKYTYNITLDEKSISFERFITHLRFYFQRIHQKKKMELDDDFLLKQVKAKYKNAYNCMLKIEKYLNTELSDEEKLYLTIHVHRVTDRQTE from the coding sequence ATGATTATCAAAAAAATCTTTAACAACAACGCAATTGTCGCCAAAGATTCTCAGAAGCAGGAACTTGTTGTGATGGGCTGCGGGATTGGCTTCAAAAAAGCTATTGGAGATGCAGTGGAAGAAGGCTTAATCGAGAAGGTCTTCATCCTCAAACAAAAGGAAGCATCCGAAAGATTCAAGCTGCTGCTGGAAGACGTTCCATCAGAATATGTATCGCTATGCTACGACATCATAGAATACGGCAAGAATATGCTGCAAGTGCCTCTAAGCGAATATATCTATGTTACACTCACGGATCATATCCATAATACTTTTAAAATGTACGACGAAGGTATTCAGAATCCGAATCCGCTGATCTGGGAGATCAAAAAAATCTATCCCAAAGAATTTGCCGTCGGCCTAAAGGCGCTGGAATTCATCAAAGATACTGCCGGTAAGGAGCTGTCGGAAGATGAAGCGGGGAATATTGCCCTTCATTTAATCAATGCCCAGATCAACAGCACCTATCAGAAGACATCCGATGTAGCCGGCCAGACCCAGAAGATCCAGGACATTCTGAACATCATCAAATACACCTATAATATTACCCTTGACGAGAAATCGATCAGCTTCGAAAGATTCATCACTCACCTGCGTTTCTACTTCCAGCGGATTCATCAGAAGAAGAAGATGGAGCTGGACGATGATTTCTTATTAAAGCAGGTCAAAGCCAAATATAAAAATGCCTACAACTGCATGCTGAAAATAGAGAAGTACTTAAATACCGAACTGTCGGATGAAGAAAAGCTGTATCTGACCATTCACGTGCACCGTGTAACGGACCGGCAAACTGAATAG
- a CDS encoding beta-glucoside-specific PTS transporter subunit IIABC — protein sequence MKYEKLAKEIIHNVGGKENVSSLTHCITRLRFKLIDESKANTDILKNMDGIVTVIQSGGQYQVVIGNHVPEVYADVSAIGGFQSAAAEPSDEKIGLFNKFIDIISGVFTPALGVLCATGMIKGFTALFLSLGLLTSTSGTYQILNAIGDCLFYFFPIFLGYTSAKKFNANIFLGMAIGATLVYPTFSSITASGQPMYTLFSGSVIESPVYLTFLGIPVILMSYSSSVIPIILSTYVGAKIEAVFKKIIPSVVRTFLVPFCTLLIIVPLALIVIGPVATWAGQLLGAGTLFIYNLSPVIAGILLGAFWQVFVIFGLHWGFVPIAINNLTVLKYDPILAGVFGASFAQTGVVLAILLRTKNIKLKSLSIPAVISGIFGVTEPAIYGITLPRKKPFVLSCIAAGVGGGIIGLMGTKGYILGGLGIFGIPSYISPEGMDAGFYGAIIGISVSFVLGFLLMYFGGFKDDVVKDQPSDGPKGDILVKQETVSSPLKGEVVALSDVKDEAFSTGALGKGIAIEPAEGKVFSPVDGVLTSLFSSGHAIGITSDHGVDILIHVGKDTVKLKGKHFTPRVKQGDTVKKGDLLMEFDMDAIRAAGYILTTPVIVSNSNNYLDVIETGKKSIGYKEDLLTVMI from the coding sequence ATGAAATACGAAAAGCTGGCCAAAGAGATCATCCACAACGTCGGCGGTAAAGAGAACGTAAGCAGTCTGACGCATTGTATCACCCGTTTGCGTTTTAAATTAATAGATGAGAGCAAGGCGAACACCGATATTCTCAAGAATATGGACGGCATCGTGACGGTTATCCAGAGCGGAGGCCAGTATCAGGTGGTTATCGGCAACCATGTGCCCGAGGTGTATGCGGATGTCTCGGCGATCGGCGGATTTCAGTCGGCCGCAGCAGAGCCCTCAGACGAGAAAATCGGCTTATTCAATAAATTTATAGATATTATCTCGGGAGTGTTTACCCCGGCGCTAGGCGTATTGTGTGCAACCGGTATGATCAAGGGCTTCACCGCTTTGTTCCTGTCTCTGGGCTTGCTGACAAGCACCTCTGGAACCTATCAGATTCTGAATGCAATCGGAGACTGCTTATTCTACTTCTTCCCGATCTTCCTGGGATATACGTCAGCTAAAAAGTTCAATGCCAATATTTTCCTAGGAATGGCGATCGGGGCAACGCTGGTCTATCCTACTTTTTCTTCTATAACGGCTTCCGGGCAACCGATGTACACCCTATTTAGCGGCAGTGTTATTGAGTCACCCGTGTACCTGACCTTCCTGGGCATTCCGGTGATCTTAATGAGCTATTCCTCAAGCGTTATTCCAATCATTCTCTCGACCTATGTGGGAGCAAAGATTGAAGCAGTGTTTAAAAAGATTATTCCGAGCGTGGTCCGGACCTTCCTGGTTCCCTTCTGCACGCTGCTGATCATTGTTCCGCTGGCGCTGATTGTGATTGGACCGGTTGCCACCTGGGCAGGCCAGCTGCTTGGCGCAGGTACATTGTTTATCTATAATCTGAGTCCGGTCATTGCCGGCATTCTGCTAGGCGCCTTCTGGCAAGTATTTGTGATCTTCGGCCTGCACTGGGGGTTTGTACCGATTGCAATCAACAACCTTACCGTGCTGAAATATGATCCGATTCTGGCTGGTGTATTCGGAGCTTCTTTTGCCCAGACAGGTGTCGTACTCGCGATTCTGCTGCGGACCAAAAACATTAAATTGAAATCGCTTTCTATTCCAGCTGTCATCTCCGGGATCTTCGGGGTTACAGAGCCGGCCATTTACGGGATTACCCTGCCGCGCAAGAAGCCGTTTGTTCTAAGCTGTATAGCAGCGGGAGTCGGCGGCGGTATTATCGGCCTGATGGGAACCAAGGGATACATCCTGGGCGGTCTGGGGATTTTCGGAATCCCGAGTTATATCAGCCCTGAAGGCATGGATGCAGGATTTTATGGGGCAATTATTGGTATTAGCGTAAGCTTTGTGCTCGGGTTCCTGCTAATGTACTTCGGCGGATTTAAGGACGATGTGGTCAAAGATCAGCCTTCCGATGGCCCTAAGGGAGATATCCTGGTGAAGCAGGAGACAGTGAGCAGCCCGTTAAAAGGCGAGGTTGTCGCGCTTTCCGACGTAAAGGATGAGGCCTTCTCCACAGGCGCGCTGGGCAAAGGAATTGCTATCGAACCCGCCGAAGGCAAAGTGTTCTCTCCGGTAGACGGCGTTTTAACCTCATTATTCTCATCCGGTCATGCGATTGGAATCACCAGCGATCATGGGGTGGATATCCTGATTCATGTCGGCAAGGACACCGTTAAGCTGAAAGGGAAGCACTTCACACCCAGAGTGAAACAAGGAGACACCGTGAAAAAGGGCGACCTGCTTATGGAATTTGATATGGATGCGATTCGGGCAGCAGGCTACATCCTAACTACACCTGTTATCGTCTCTAATTCGAATAATTACCTGGATGTCATAGAAACCGGGAAGAAGTCTATCGGGTACAAAGAGGATTTGTTAACTGTAATGATCTAA